A portion of the Bacteroides faecium genome contains these proteins:
- a CDS encoding DUF1735 and LamG domain-containing protein — protein MNRKTLFKLIVLGGLTIVQMACENAENAVIGNLIYINEASAAKTKEVTMQDETTRASITVRLAKTMGQDVTAELFLDKAALDAYNKKNETSYKLPEVKYISFPEKVTITAGSISAEPVNIDIKTFETEGAQYAIPISIKNADGIDRTESSSSFLVVLVKPLKQLVPKFHPYNSMQAAPGESWGMILPNYTLEWWCKMSDFSINNQAIFNSGGSTELYIRFGDVVYSSGGRNLYNFLQIKTMGAQFDTGDPTAGNGLEANEWYHFAVTYDAATGTSLLYKNGTQIASLVTATGQPMIIDKLQMFSSTEFRDACDMCQVRLWKVTRSANQIRKGMYSEVEYTNTDLILYLPMNDGEGATTLRDVTGNGHDVEIGNLKPSSPNHADVTWETYTFALNN, from the coding sequence ATGAATAGAAAAACATTATTTAAACTGATAGTACTTGGGGGATTGACCATCGTACAAATGGCTTGTGAGAATGCAGAAAATGCAGTTATTGGTAACTTGATATATATCAATGAAGCTTCTGCTGCAAAAACGAAAGAAGTAACTATGCAAGATGAAACCACTCGTGCGTCTATAACCGTCCGTTTAGCTAAAACTATGGGACAGGATGTAACTGCTGAATTATTTTTAGATAAAGCAGCATTAGATGCTTATAATAAGAAAAATGAAACGAGTTATAAATTGCCGGAAGTAAAATATATTAGTTTCCCTGAAAAGGTTACGATTACGGCAGGTTCTATCAGTGCTGAGCCTGTTAATATTGATATTAAAACCTTTGAGACTGAGGGTGCCCAATATGCTATTCCTATCAGTATAAAGAATGCAGATGGAATAGATAGAACAGAAAGTTCTTCAAGCTTTCTGGTGGTATTAGTGAAACCTTTGAAACAATTAGTTCCGAAATTCCACCCCTATAATTCAATGCAAGCTGCACCAGGTGAGAGTTGGGGCATGATTTTGCCTAACTATACATTGGAGTGGTGGTGCAAGATGAGTGATTTCTCTATTAATAACCAAGCTATTTTTAATTCTGGTGGTAGCACTGAATTATACATACGTTTCGGGGATGTAGTTTATTCCAGTGGCGGGCGTAATTTGTATAATTTCTTACAGATAAAAACGATGGGAGCTCAGTTTGATACAGGTGACCCAACTGCTGGAAATGGTTTGGAAGCAAATGAATGGTATCATTTTGCAGTTACTTATGATGCTGCCACGGGTACTTCATTGCTTTATAAAAATGGAACGCAGATAGCATCATTAGTTACTGCAACCGGACAACCAATGATAATTGATAAACTTCAGATGTTTTCTTCTACAGAATTCAGAGATGCTTGTGATATGTGTCAGGTTCGTTTGTGGAAAGTAACTCGTTCGGCTAATCAGATAAGGAAAGGTATGTATTCTGAGGTAGAGTATACAAATACAGATTTGATATTGTACTTGCCGATGAATGATGGTGAAGGGGCTACTACATTGCGTGATGTAACAGGTAATGGACACGATGTAGAAATTGGTAATTTGAAGCCAAGCTCTCCTAATCATGCCGATGTGACTTGGGAAACTTATACGTTTGCTCTCAATAATTAA
- a CDS encoding BT_3987 domain-containing protein, translating into MKTLFKNLLMYIPLLISLLFIAACSDDESADPYDTNYVYIYSPANTDNVLEYKGNGTFLVEIAPECIINPVRCTKPAPRDLTVQLSIDPSLVESYNQSNGTNYTLLKNVQLENETLYIKQGEYESADSLKVHYTDMSEFQNGAENYILPIAITAINSSDVSLSESSRIYLTFTSHCRVNLVEMNVSSNSMELIYENGEFTNLIGQLELKNIFHSSWAADDDISVSLKIDQRMVDTYNALNGTNLKFMPNASFENATTVIKKGTTNTETPIVIAFSDDMASVEFGQGYLLPVTIAKVDGIGAAIGESITTYIVFKTIEKVTISVEDAPVGTAISDFTDWNLTVNGQTGVYGVPWMNLITNPGGNRVSAWYTSSVMELDMGKQQKVSSIHIEYYSRSLYSATEATFEFSIDGVDYKRGECKMDAAIVQNFILKYPVEARYIRIRNVKSNRGAYPIGLIFYTNE; encoded by the coding sequence ATGAAAACATTGTTTAAAAATTTATTGATGTATATACCGCTGTTAATATCACTTCTGTTTATAGCAGCTTGTAGTGATGATGAATCGGCAGACCCTTATGATACCAATTATGTGTATATCTATTCCCCTGCTAATACAGATAATGTATTAGAGTATAAAGGAAACGGGACATTTTTAGTTGAAATAGCGCCTGAATGTATAATAAATCCGGTGAGATGTACTAAACCTGCTCCTAGAGATTTGACAGTTCAATTGTCTATCGATCCTTCTTTAGTAGAAAGTTATAATCAGTCCAATGGTACTAACTACACTTTATTGAAGAATGTTCAATTAGAGAATGAAACCTTATATATCAAGCAAGGAGAATATGAATCGGCTGATTCACTGAAAGTGCATTATACAGATATGAGTGAATTTCAGAATGGTGCGGAAAATTATATTCTTCCCATTGCAATTACTGCTATTAATAGCTCTGATGTATCACTTAGTGAATCAAGTCGGATTTATTTAACATTTACCTCTCACTGTCGGGTAAATCTTGTGGAAATGAACGTTTCGTCAAATAGTATGGAATTAATTTATGAAAATGGAGAATTTACAAATTTGATTGGACAATTGGAATTGAAAAATATATTCCATTCTTCATGGGCAGCGGATGATGACATATCAGTTTCACTAAAGATTGATCAAAGGATGGTAGATACGTATAATGCATTAAATGGTACAAATTTGAAATTTATGCCGAATGCAAGTTTCGAAAATGCAACAACTGTTATCAAAAAAGGAACTACAAATACTGAAACTCCGATTGTTATAGCTTTTTCGGATGACATGGCAAGTGTTGAATTTGGACAGGGATATTTACTTCCTGTTACTATTGCAAAGGTGGATGGTATAGGTGCAGCAATTGGAGAGTCTATAACTACGTATATAGTTTTCAAAACGATTGAAAAAGTTACAATATCTGTAGAAGATGCTCCGGTAGGAACGGCTATTAGTGATTTCACAGATTGGAATCTTACTGTAAATGGACAAACAGGTGTTTATGGAGTTCCTTGGATGAATTTGATAACGAATCCGGGAGGCAATAGGGTGAGTGCTTGGTATACTTCAAGTGTGATGGAATTAGATATGGGGAAACAACAAAAAGTTTCTTCTATCCATATTGAATACTATAGCAGAAGTCTTTATTCAGCTACAGAGGCTACTTTTGAATTTAGTATAGATGGTGTGGATTATAAAAGAGGAGAATGCAAAATGGACGCGGCGATTGTACAGAATTTTATATTGAAATATCCGGTAGAAGCACGCTATATAAGAATTAGAAACGTAAAAAGTAATAGAGGGGCATATCCTATTGGTTTGATATTTTATACAAATGAATAG
- a CDS encoding DUF4838 domain-containing protein yields the protein MCASSAYAQISLMKDGKTKAKIILAEDSQMNRAAANLFQSFFQKITGKTLPIVIKQVPQKGDIFIGGETSQGVTEDGFLLSTKDGILRISGQDNGVVYGIVTLLEQYLGVDYWGENEYSLTPQKTINLPLINKIDNPAFRYRQTQCYAIRTDSVYKWWNRLEEPSEVFAAGYWVHTFDKLLPSSVYGKEHPEYYSYFRGKRHPGKASQWCLSNPEVFEIVAQRVDSIFKANPDKHIMSVSQNDGNYTNCTCDACKAIDDREGALSGSIITFLNKLAARFPDKEFSTLAYLYTMNPPKHVKPLPNVNIMLCDIDCDREVTLTENASGKQFVKAMEGWSAITDNIFVWDYGINFDNYLAPFPNFHILQDNIRLFKKNHATMHFSQIAGSRGGDFAELRAYLVSKLMWNPEANVDSLMQHFLHGYYGEAAPYLYQYIKVMEGALIGSGQRLWIYDSPVSHKYGMLKPTLMRRYNNLFDLAEKAVEADNTFLKRVQRARLPLQYSELEIARTETVKDLADIDKKLTLFEERVKEFNVPTLNERSNSPIEYCELYRKRYMPQTERSLALGAKVSYIIPPTGKYAEIGKTALVDGLFGGATFVDSWVGWEGTDGAFIIDLGEEKEIHSVETDFLHQIGAWILFPLKVTYSYSADGEQYTPWGATDLAEERSGKVGFRGVKTESATPIKTRYVKVEVTGTKECPTWHYGVGHPSWFFIDEVIIK from the coding sequence ATGTGTGCGTCTTCTGCATATGCTCAAATTTCCTTAATGAAAGACGGAAAAACAAAGGCAAAGATTATATTGGCGGAAGATAGCCAAATGAATAGGGCAGCTGCTAATCTCTTTCAATCTTTCTTTCAGAAGATAACAGGTAAAACTTTACCTATTGTTATAAAACAGGTTCCACAAAAAGGAGATATTTTTATTGGTGGGGAAACTTCTCAAGGAGTGACGGAAGATGGATTCCTCCTTTCTACTAAAGATGGTATCTTGAGAATCTCCGGACAAGACAATGGAGTTGTTTATGGAATCGTAACCTTATTAGAACAATATTTAGGCGTTGATTACTGGGGGGAAAATGAATATTCTCTCACACCACAGAAAACAATAAACTTGCCTCTGATTAATAAAATAGACAATCCGGCTTTCCGTTATCGCCAGACGCAATGTTATGCCATCCGTACAGATTCTGTCTATAAATGGTGGAATCGGCTGGAAGAACCCAGTGAAGTCTTTGCTGCCGGTTATTGGGTACATACCTTTGATAAATTATTACCTTCCTCTGTCTATGGAAAAGAACATCCTGAATATTATTCTTATTTTAGGGGGAAACGTCATCCGGGAAAGGCTAGCCAGTGGTGCTTGAGTAACCCGGAAGTCTTTGAGATTGTAGCACAACGCGTTGATTCTATTTTTAAGGCAAATCCTGATAAACACATTATGTCTGTAAGCCAGAATGACGGTAACTATACAAATTGTACTTGTGATGCATGTAAGGCTATTGATGATAGGGAAGGGGCATTGTCGGGAAGTATAATAACCTTTTTGAATAAATTGGCTGCCCGTTTTCCTGATAAGGAGTTTTCTACATTGGCTTATTTATATACAATGAATCCACCGAAGCATGTGAAACCATTACCTAATGTGAATATAATGCTTTGTGATATTGATTGTGACCGCGAAGTGACATTGACAGAAAATGCTTCAGGCAAGCAATTTGTGAAGGCAATGGAAGGCTGGTCTGCCATAACTGATAATATCTTTGTTTGGGACTACGGTATTAACTTCGATAATTATCTTGCTCCATTCCCGAATTTCCATATCTTACAAGATAATATCCGCCTTTTCAAGAAGAATCATGCCACCATGCACTTTTCTCAGATTGCGGGAAGCAGAGGGGGAGACTTTGCAGAATTGCGTGCTTATCTGGTATCGAAGTTGATGTGGAATCCGGAAGCTAATGTAGACTCATTAATGCAACATTTTCTGCATGGCTACTATGGCGAAGCTGCGCCCTATCTCTATCAATATATAAAAGTGATGGAAGGTGCGTTGATTGGCAGTGGACAAAGACTATGGATTTATGATTCGCCCGTCTCCCATAAATATGGAATGTTGAAACCAACCTTGATGCGTCGTTACAATAATTTGTTTGATTTGGCGGAAAAAGCAGTTGAAGCGGATAATACATTCTTGAAAAGAGTTCAACGTGCCCGTTTGCCGCTTCAATATTCTGAGTTGGAAATAGCGCGTACGGAAACTGTAAAAGACTTAGCTGATATAGACAAAAAGTTGACACTTTTTGAAGAGAGAGTGAAAGAGTTTAATGTTCCTACATTAAATGAACGTTCTAATTCTCCGATAGAGTACTGCGAGCTATACCGTAAACGCTATATGCCACAGACTGAACGGAGTTTGGCGTTAGGAGCTAAAGTTTCTTATATTATCCCGCCTACCGGAAAATATGCAGAAATAGGAAAGACGGCATTAGTAGACGGACTGTTTGGCGGAGCTACTTTTGTAGACAGTTGGGTAGGCTGGGAAGGAACTGATGGTGCATTTATCATAGACTTAGGAGAAGAAAAGGAGATTCATAGTGTAGAAACAGATTTCTTACATCAGATAGGAGCTTGGATTCTCTTTCCTTTGAAAGTTACCTATTCTTATTCGGCGGATGGAGAACAATATACGCCTTGGGGTGCGACTGATTTGGCCGAAGAACGTTCCGGCAAGGTCGGATTCCGCGGAGTTAAGACAGAATCTGCGACGCCTATAAAGACACGTTATGTAAAAGTGGAAGTAACGGGAACAAAAGAATGCCCGACCTGGCATTATGGTGTAGGGCATCCTTCATGGTTTTTTATAGATGAAGTCATAATAAAATAA
- a CDS encoding MFS transporter, with amino-acid sequence MQQNKTASQRNTISPACWVPTAYFAMGLPFIAINLVSVFMFKDLGISDTQITLWTSLIMAPWTFKFLWSPFLEMYRTKKFFVLVTELLSGVLFGVVAFSLFFDYFFAISISTMAIIAFSGATHDIACDGVYMAELNKEDQAKYIGVQGAFYNVAKLVANGGLVAMAGALAEHFGAIEGASIDANKGAYTSAWMIIFALIGAIMVLIGIYHIKVLPSSQVPTRTKKTTSEVERELMAVIADFFTKKHIFYYICFIILYRLAEGFIMKIAPLFLRASRDVGGLGLSLTEIGTLNGVFGSAAFVLGSLLAGIYVSRFGLKKTLFTLCCIFNLPFVAYTFLAVVQPTNLYLIGTCITMEYFGYGFGFVGLTLFMMQQIAPGKHQMSHYAFASGIMNLGVMLPGMASGYLSDLLGYRNFFIYVLIATIPAFLITYFIPFTYDDSKK; translated from the coding sequence ATGCAACAGAATAAAACTGCTTCTCAACGAAACACTATCAGCCCGGCTTGCTGGGTTCCTACCGCTTATTTTGCAATGGGGCTTCCCTTTATTGCTATTAATCTGGTTTCCGTATTCATGTTTAAGGATTTGGGAATATCCGATACACAAATCACATTGTGGACTTCCCTTATTATGGCACCTTGGACATTTAAATTCTTATGGAGTCCGTTTCTTGAAATGTATCGGACGAAGAAATTCTTCGTACTAGTCACAGAGTTGTTAAGTGGAGTATTGTTTGGAGTAGTAGCCTTTTCTTTATTTTTTGATTACTTTTTTGCCATAAGTATATCTACAATGGCTATAATTGCTTTTAGTGGGGCAACGCACGATATTGCCTGTGACGGCGTGTACATGGCTGAATTGAATAAAGAAGATCAGGCAAAATATATCGGAGTACAAGGCGCTTTTTATAATGTGGCCAAATTGGTTGCTAACGGTGGATTGGTTGCCATGGCAGGTGCGTTGGCCGAACATTTCGGGGCAATAGAAGGAGCTTCCATTGATGCGAACAAAGGAGCATATACGTCTGCCTGGATGATAATTTTCGCACTGATTGGAGCCATAATGGTACTGATTGGAATTTACCATATAAAAGTTTTACCCTCTTCGCAAGTTCCGACAAGAACAAAGAAAACGACATCAGAGGTCGAAAGGGAATTGATGGCGGTGATTGCGGATTTCTTTACGAAGAAACATATTTTCTATTATATCTGCTTTATTATTCTATATCGCCTGGCAGAAGGATTTATCATGAAGATTGCTCCATTATTTTTGCGTGCTTCAAGAGATGTCGGCGGTTTAGGGTTGTCCTTGACGGAGATTGGTACGTTAAATGGAGTTTTTGGCTCTGCAGCTTTCGTCTTAGGCTCTTTACTGGCAGGTATTTATGTTTCCAGATTCGGATTAAAGAAGACACTGTTTACTCTTTGTTGTATCTTTAATCTCCCGTTTGTCGCATACACTTTCCTGGCAGTTGTACAGCCTACTAACTTGTATCTGATAGGAACCTGTATAACCATGGAATATTTTGGTTATGGTTTTGGTTTTGTCGGACTGACGTTGTTTATGATGCAGCAGATTGCTCCGGGAAAACATCAGATGTCGCATTATGCATTTGCATCGGGAATCATGAACTTGGGAGTAATGCTTCCGGGAATGGCTAGCGGTTATCTTAGTGACTTGCTGGGATACCGGAACTTCTTTATTTATGTCCTGATTGCGACTATTCCAGCTTTTCTGATTACTTACTTCATACCTTTTACGTATGACGATTCAAAAAAATAA
- a CDS encoding 1,4-beta-mannosyl-N-acetylglucosamine phosphorylase — protein MNKIQIPWEERPVGCTDVMWRYSQNPVIGRYHIPSSNSIFNSAVVPFGDGFAGVFRCDNKAVQMNIFVGFSKDGIHWDINHEPIKFKAGNTEMIESEYKYDPRVTWIEDRYWVTWCNGYHGPTIGIAYTFDFKEFFQCENAFLPFNRNGVLFPQKIDGKYAMLSRPSDNGHTPFGDIYISYSPDMKYWGEHRCVMKVTPFPESAWQCTKIGAGSVPFLTEEGWLLFYHGVITTCNGFRYAMGSAILDKDHPEKVLYRTREYLIGPAASYELQGDVPNVVFPCAALQDGERVAVYYGAADTVVGMAFGYIKEIIDFTKRTSII, from the coding sequence ATGAATAAGATTCAAATTCCTTGGGAAGAACGTCCTGTCGGATGTACGGACGTAATGTGGCGTTACTCACAAAATCCGGTTATCGGACGCTATCACATTCCTTCATCCAATAGTATTTTCAATAGTGCCGTTGTACCTTTCGGAGACGGTTTCGCAGGTGTATTCCGTTGTGACAATAAAGCTGTACAGATGAATATCTTTGTCGGATTCAGCAAAGACGGTATTCATTGGGATATTAATCACGAACCTATCAAGTTCAAGGCTGGTAACACGGAAATGATTGAATCGGAGTATAAGTATGACCCTCGTGTGACATGGATTGAAGACCGCTATTGGGTAACCTGGTGTAATGGTTATCATGGTCCTACCATTGGCATTGCTTATACTTTCGACTTTAAAGAATTCTTCCAATGCGAGAACGCTTTCTTACCTTTCAATCGTAACGGTGTACTTTTCCCACAGAAAATAGATGGTAAATATGCGATGTTGAGCCGTCCCAGTGATAACGGGCATACTCCGTTCGGTGATATATACATCAGCTATAGCCCGGATATGAAATATTGGGGCGAACACCGTTGTGTGATGAAAGTGACCCCGTTTCCGGAAAGTGCCTGGCAGTGTACAAAGATAGGTGCCGGCTCAGTACCTTTCCTTACAGAAGAAGGCTGGTTGCTTTTCTATCACGGTGTTATCACTACTTGCAACGGCTTCCGTTATGCAATGGGCTCTGCCATACTTGATAAAGACCATCCGGAAAAAGTACTTTACCGTACCCGTGAATATCTGATTGGCCCGGCTGCTTCTTACGAACTTCAAGGTGATGTGCCCAATGTAGTATTCCCTTGTGCTGCTTTGCAAGACGGCGAGCGTGTTGCTGTTTATTATGGCGCTGCAGATACGGTTGTAGGCATGGCTTTCGGATATATTAAGGAGATTATCGACTTTACTAAACGAACAAGTATCATTTAA
- a CDS encoding GH92 family glycosyl hydrolase — MRRILLTYTLAFALLPVHAGEGGSPPAKKNLLIDYVDPFIGTTNFGTTNPGAICSNGMMSVVPFNVMGSSENTYDKDARWWSTPYEYTNCFFTGYAHVNLSGVGCPELGSLLLMPTTGELNVDYKEYGSKYKDEQASPGYYSNYLTKYNVKTEVSATPRTSIARFTFPKGKSHILLNLGEGLTNESGAMLRRVSDSEVEGVKLLGTFCYNPQAVFPIYFVMRVKKTPAATGYWKKQRPMTGVEAEWEPDQGKYKLYTRYGKEIAGDDVGTYFSFDTEEGEQVEVQMGVSFVSIENARLNLDREQAGKDFEQILADARAKWNDDLSRITVEGGTDAQKTVFYTALYHLLIHPNILQDVNGEYPAMESDKIMTTKGDRYTVFSLWDTYRNVHQLLTLVYPERQMEMVRTMLDMYREHGWLPKWELYGRETLTMEGDPSIPVIVDTWMKGLRDFDVDLAYEAMYKSATLPGAENLMRPDNDDYMSKGYVPLREQYDNSVSHALEYYIADFALSRFAEALGKKKDAEMFYKRSLGYKHYYSKEFGTFRPVLPDGTFYSPFNPRQGENFEPNPGFHEGSAWNYTFYVPHDVYGLAKLMGGKKPFINKLQMVFDEGLYDPANEPDIAYPHLFSYFKGEEWRTQKETQRLLDKYFTTKPDGIPGNDDTGTMSSWAIFNMIGFYPDCPGLPEYTLTTPVFDKVTIRLDPKWYKEKELVIETNRTQPGTLYINKVLLNGKKFNKYHITHDELVHGQRIFFDLK; from the coding sequence ATGAGACGTATTTTATTAACTTACACACTTGCTTTCGCCCTTCTTCCCGTTCATGCGGGAGAAGGCGGAAGCCCTCCCGCTAAAAAGAATCTTTTGATAGATTATGTAGATCCTTTTATCGGAACTACAAATTTCGGAACTACCAATCCGGGGGCAATCTGCTCGAATGGCATGATGTCTGTGGTCCCTTTCAACGTGATGGGCTCTTCTGAGAATACGTATGACAAAGATGCCCGATGGTGGTCTACCCCCTATGAATATACCAACTGTTTCTTTACCGGATATGCTCATGTGAATTTGAGCGGGGTCGGTTGTCCTGAATTAGGTTCCTTATTATTGATGCCTACTACCGGAGAACTGAATGTAGATTATAAAGAATATGGCAGTAAATATAAGGATGAACAGGCGTCACCGGGTTATTACTCCAACTATCTGACTAAGTATAATGTAAAGACAGAAGTGTCCGCTACTCCACGTACAAGTATTGCCCGTTTTACTTTCCCAAAAGGCAAAAGCCATATATTGTTGAATCTGGGAGAAGGATTGACGAATGAAAGCGGTGCCATGCTTCGTCGCGTAAGCGATAGCGAAGTAGAAGGCGTAAAATTGCTCGGTACATTTTGTTATAATCCCCAGGCTGTATTTCCTATTTATTTTGTGATGCGGGTGAAAAAGACTCCTGCTGCAACCGGATATTGGAAGAAACAACGTCCGATGACAGGTGTGGAAGCCGAATGGGAGCCGGATCAGGGGAAGTATAAACTTTATACCCGTTACGGAAAAGAAATAGCAGGTGATGATGTCGGCACTTATTTTTCTTTCGACACGGAAGAAGGCGAACAGGTGGAAGTGCAGATGGGAGTTTCTTTTGTCAGCATAGAGAATGCTCGGTTAAATCTGGACCGTGAACAAGCGGGAAAGGATTTTGAACAGATTCTTGCTGACGCACGTGCAAAATGGAATGATGACTTATCACGTATTACTGTAGAAGGCGGAACAGATGCTCAGAAAACAGTATTTTATACAGCACTTTATCATTTATTGATTCATCCGAATATCCTACAAGATGTCAACGGAGAATATCCGGCAATGGAAAGCGATAAGATAATGACAACAAAGGGAGACCGCTACACGGTATTTTCTCTTTGGGACACCTATCGCAATGTTCACCAATTGCTGACTCTTGTCTATCCGGAACGTCAAATGGAGATGGTCCGTACCATGCTTGATATGTATCGGGAACACGGCTGGCTGCCTAAATGGGAATTATATGGAAGAGAGACATTGACAATGGAAGGTGACCCCAGTATTCCGGTAATTGTAGATACCTGGATGAAAGGATTGCGTGACTTTGATGTCGATCTGGCATACGAAGCAATGTACAAGTCGGCTACATTGCCGGGAGCTGAGAATCTGATGCGCCCGGATAATGATGATTATATGTCAAAAGGATATGTACCTCTTCGTGAACAATATGACAATTCCGTATCCCATGCGTTGGAATATTACATTGCAGACTTTGCGTTATCTCGCTTTGCTGAGGCTTTAGGTAAAAAGAAAGATGCGGAAATGTTCTATAAACGTTCTTTAGGCTATAAACATTATTATAGTAAGGAGTTCGGTACATTCCGTCCGGTCCTTCCCGATGGAACCTTTTACAGTCCGTTTAATCCGAGACAAGGAGAGAATTTTGAACCGAATCCCGGTTTCCATGAAGGTAGTGCGTGGAACTATACATTCTATGTACCCCACGATGTATATGGGCTTGCTAAATTGATGGGTGGAAAGAAACCTTTTATCAATAAGTTGCAAATGGTTTTTGACGAAGGTCTTTATGATCCGGCTAATGAACCGGATATTGCCTATCCTCATTTATTCTCATACTTTAAAGGTGAAGAATGGCGTACACAGAAAGAGACTCAACGTCTGTTGGATAAGTATTTCACGACGAAACCGGATGGTATTCCGGGAAATGATGATACGGGAACAATGTCCTCATGGGCTATTTTCAATATGATCGGTTTCTATCCGGATTGTCCGGGATTGCCCGAATATACATTGACGACTCCGGTATTTGATAAAGTAACGATTCGTCTGGATCCGAAATGGTATAAGGAAAAAGAGTTGGTGATTGAGACTAATCGTACTCAACCGGGAACTCTATATATCAATAAAGTGTTATTGAATGGCAAGAAGTTCAATAAATATCATATCACACATGATGAACTTGTTCATGGTCAACGCATATTTTTTGATTTAAAGTAA
- a CDS encoding sugar phosphate isomerase/epimerase family protein: MKKNLFGHILWILILVECFPLLAVAASQQKEQRYKIAVCDWMILKRQKIGSFQLVHELNGDGVELDMGGLGKREMFDNKLREPHFQQLFRETAQKFQLEVSSVAMSGFYGQSFLERANYKELVQDCLNAMKVMNAKVAFLPLGGIKAGWEKEPELRTEVVKRLKVAGDMAASEGVVIGIETQLDAKGDVKLLKEINSPGIKIYFKFQNALENGRDLCKELKILGKKRICQIHCTDTDGVTLPFNKRLDMNKVKKTLDKMGWSGWLVVERSRDKEDVRNVKKNYGTNIKYLKEVFQQ, from the coding sequence ATGAAAAAGAATTTATTTGGACATATCCTTTGGATACTGATATTGGTGGAATGTTTTCCTTTATTGGCTGTTGCTGCGTCACAACAGAAAGAACAGCGTTATAAGATTGCTGTATGTGACTGGATGATTTTGAAGCGTCAGAAGATAGGCTCGTTCCAGTTGGTGCATGAGTTGAATGGTGACGGCGTGGAATTGGATATGGGCGGTCTTGGCAAAAGGGAAATGTTTGATAACAAACTGCGCGAACCTCATTTTCAGCAACTCTTTCGTGAAACTGCCCAAAAGTTCCAATTGGAAGTTTCCTCTGTTGCTATGTCCGGATTCTATGGACAGTCTTTTTTAGAGCGTGCTAACTATAAGGAACTAGTACAAGATTGCTTGAATGCAATGAAAGTGATGAATGCCAAAGTCGCTTTTCTTCCGTTAGGTGGAATAAAAGCAGGGTGGGAAAAGGAACCGGAATTGCGTACGGAAGTGGTCAAACGTCTGAAAGTAGCAGGAGATATGGCTGCTTCTGAAGGAGTCGTTATTGGAATTGAAACCCAACTGGATGCCAAAGGAGATGTAAAACTGCTGAAAGAAATTAATTCTCCCGGCATTAAAATCTATTTTAAATTCCAGAATGCATTAGAGAATGGCAGGGATTTGTGTAAAGAGCTCAAGATTCTGGGGAAAAAGAGAATCTGCCAGATTCACTGTACAGATACAGATGGGGTAACTTTACCTTTTAATAAAAGATTGGATATGAATAAAGTGAAAAAGACACTCGATAAGATGGGGTGGAGCGGATGGTTGGTTGTAGAACGTTCACGGGATAAAGAGGACGTGCGAAATGTGAAGAAGAATTATGGAACAAACATAAAGTATCTGAAAGAGGTGTTTCAACAGTAA